The following is a genomic window from Sulfitobacter pontiacus.
AACCGAACGAAGTCAACGTGCTGCGCGGCATCGACCTGACCGTCGCCGCCGGAGAGGTCGTCGCACTGGTCGCCCCCTCTGGCGCGGGCAAGTCAACGCTGCTGCATATCGCGGGACTGCTGGACACGCCCGACACCGGCACGGTCGAGATTGGCGGCACCGATATGACAGGGCAGTCCGATCGCAAACGCACCGGCGTGCGGCGGCGCGATGTGGGGTTTATCTATCAGTTCCACCACCTGCTGCCTGAATTTTCCGCGTTGGAAAACATCGTGTTGCCGCAGCTGGCGAACGGTGTCTCGCAGTCCGAGGCGCAAACCCGCGCGCTGTCACTGTTGGACGAGGTCGGTATCGGCCACCGCGCCGACCACCGCCCGGCGGCGCTGTCGGGGGGCGAACAGCAACGGGTCGCTTTCTGCCGTGCGCTGGCCAATGCGCCGCGGCTGCTGCTGGCGGATGAGCCCACAGGCAACCTTGATCCGACCACCTCGGATCAGGTCTTTGCCGCGCTGATGACGCTCGTGCGGGGCACGGGGCTGTCGGCGGTAATCGCGACCCATAACCTTGAGCTTGCCGCGCGAATGGACCGCCAGATCCGGCTTGAAGCAGGGCAGCTCGTCGCGCTTTAAGGCGGCTGCCTTAATTTATCCTTACCCAGACCCAACTGGTGCCACGAGCAGGGGGCAAACTGTGTCAAAACAGGATGCTGCCATGTCACCTTTGCTCGTCATGCTCTTTGCCGCTTTCGGCCCCATGCTGGCCGTGTTTGACCCGTTTGGTGATGATACGGAGGATGAGCCCGAGGACGAAGAAATCCCCATCGGCATGCCCGATATGGGGACGACCACGGGCGCAGGCATGGATGATGCACTGACCCCCGAGCCGGCAGATCCTGAAGCCGAGGCACCAACAGATGTGCCGACCGCGGAGGATCCAGCGGTCGAGACGATCAACGACACCGAGCAACCCCCCGAGGATGACGCACAGTCGCAAACCGGCACGGCGGGCGATGATACATTACAAGGCACCGACGCGCGCGACATCCTGTTTGGCGGGCAGGGCAATGACACGCTTTCGGGCGGGGTCAACGCCCAGGATGGCAGCGACGACGGGGTCGCGGACGAGTTGATCGGCGAAGATGGCGACGACAGCCTGCGATTGGGGGCGAATGACACTGGCATCGGGGGCACGGGCGCGGACAGTTTCACTGCGATCTACGGCGCCACAGGCGGGATCACGGTCACCGATTATGACGTGGGCACCGATGCCCTGATTGTCGAAACCGACGATGAAAACGCCTCTGTCACCGATCAGACCGTCGCGGATGGAGAGTTGACGGTCACGCTCAGCACAGGGCTCACCATCACCCTGCCGGGGGTCGAAAATCCCTTGGCGGAGGATGAAATCCTTTTTGTGCTGACCAACCCGCTACAAGACGAGGCCTGATCTGCCTCAGGCTTGCTGGGTCAACCAGACACCGGCACACATCAAGGCGATGCCAGCGGCCCGCGCGGCCCCCAAGGGCGCCACCTGTGCGCCGAACAGCCCGAAATGGTCAATCGCCGCGGCGCTGAAAAGCTGGCCCACCAGAACAAAGAACACCGCGTTGCCGACGCCAAAATGCGGCGCGATAAAGGTGATCGACAGGATGTAGAAGGCCACCAGAAATCCGGCCAGCAGCAGATGCTTCGGGGCCGCGGGGATCTGCGCAAACCCTTGCCGCCCCACCAACATCGCGACCAGTAAGCTGACCGAAAAAGCCACCACAAACAGCACCGTAGCCGCTGCCGCAGGAGATCCGATCCGGCTGCCAAGCCCTGCGTTCAACGCGGCCAGAACGGGAATGCCAACCCCGGCCAAAAGCATCACAACTGCATAATGCGCCATGAGTATTCCTAATCTTTCCCGTTTCTTGATCCAGATCATGGCGAAGACCCCCGCCAAGGGCAAGCATCCCCGTGACCTACCGGAGGATCATATGATGAAAACCACAATCGCCCTCGGCGTGCCGCTGTTCCTGGGGCTGGCCGCCTGTATGCCCGCACAGACCCTGCCCGAGGCCCCCGACCGCGCGGAAGGGGCGGCGTTTTTTGCCGAAAACTGTGTGCAATGCCACGGGGTGAACGCCCAAGGGGCCGGTGCCGCGGCCAAGGGCCTTCGCCCGCAGCCCCGCGACCTGACCCTACTG
Proteins encoded in this region:
- a CDS encoding ABC transporter ATP-binding protein, translating into MNDPVLRLSGIGKSYNPGQPNEVNVLRGIDLTVAAGEVVALVAPSGAGKSTLLHIAGLLDTPDTGTVEIGGTDMTGQSDRKRTGVRRRDVGFIYQFHHLLPEFSALENIVLPQLANGVSQSEAQTRALSLLDEVGIGHRADHRPAALSGGEQQRVAFCRALANAPRLLLADEPTGNLDPTTSDQVFAALMTLVRGTGLSAVIATHNLELAARMDRQIRLEAGQLVAL
- a CDS encoding calcium-binding protein, which produces MSPLLVMLFAAFGPMLAVFDPFGDDTEDEPEDEEIPIGMPDMGTTTGAGMDDALTPEPADPEAEAPTDVPTAEDPAVETINDTEQPPEDDAQSQTGTAGDDTLQGTDARDILFGGQGNDTLSGGVNAQDGSDDGVADELIGEDGDDSLRLGANDTGIGGTGADSFTAIYGATGGITVTDYDVGTDALIVETDDENASVTDQTVADGELTVTLSTGLTITLPGVENPLAEDEILFVLTNPLQDEA
- a CDS encoding DMT family transporter, which gives rise to MAHYAVVMLLAGVGIPVLAALNAGLGSRIGSPAAAATVLFVVAFSVSLLVAMLVGRQGFAQIPAAPKHLLLAGFLVAFYILSITFIAPHFGVGNAVFFVLVGQLFSAAAIDHFGLFGAQVAPLGAARAAGIALMCAGVWLTQQA
- a CDS encoding cytochrome c, coding for MAKTPAKGKHPRDLPEDHMMKTTIALGVPLFLGLAACMPAQTLPEAPDRAEGAAFFAENCVQCHGVNAQGAGAAAKGLRPQPRDLTLLARNNGGRFPQTRTLAYIYGDPAGDATDSHLQRVMPQFGEGMALDLVPVDLDGQLTPTPRVLAGLLVYLESIQR